GACAAAGGCCCGGGCGACACCGTCATCGGTGCAACCCTCAACACAACGGGCTCGTTTGTCTTCCTCGCCACGAAGGTCGGCAAGGATACCACGCTCGCGCAGATCGTCCGGTTGGTCGAGGAGGCCCAGGGCTCCAAGGCCCCGATCCAGCGGCTGGCCGACACCATCTCGGGCTACTTCGTCCCCGCGGTGCTCGCGATTGCGTCCTTGACGTTCGCTGGCTGGCTCGCCCTCGGGCCCGAGCCACGCCTCATGCTCGCCCTGCAGGCGGCGATCGCGGTCCTCATCATCGCGTGCCCGTGCGCCTTGGGTCTCGCCACGCCGACGGCGATCATGGTTGGCACCGGCAAGGCCGCCGAGCAGGGCATCCTGATCCGCGGCGGCAAGGCACTGGAGCAGGCGCGCCGGATCACGGCGATCATCCTGGACAAGACAGGCACGCTGACCCGCGGAAGACCACGGGTCACTCACATCGTCCCGCTCAACGGCCTCGGGGAGTCCGACTTGCTGCGGCTCGCCGCGAGCGTAGAGGTCGGTTCCGAGCACCCGCTCGGCGTGGCGGTCGTCGCCCGCGCGAAGGAGCTAGGGGTGCCGCTCCCCTCGCACGAGCGCTTCCAGTCGCTGACGGGCCAGGGCGTCCAGGCGGTGGTGGAGGGACGCGAGGTCGTGTTGGGCAACCGCGCGCTGATGCAGGAGCGCGGCATCGCCGAGGACGGGTTCGCCGCCGCGGTCGCGCGGTTGTCCGCCAACGGGGAGACGCCGCTCTATGTCGCTGTGGACGGGCAGGGGGCCGGCGTAATCGGAATGGCGGACACGCTCAAGCCTGAATCGCGCGAGGCGGTGGCGCAGCTCCGCGCGCTGGGGCTCGAGGTCTGGATGCTGACGGGCGACATCCGAGCTACTGCCGAGGCGATCGCCAAGCAGGCGGGCATCGACGCTGAGCAGGTGCTGGCTGAAGTGCGGCCGGACGAGAAGGCCGACGTCGTCCGCCGGCTCCAGGGAGGCGGCAAGGTCGTCGCGATGGTAGGCGACGGCATCAACGACGCTCCGGCGCTCGCGCAGGCCGACCTCGGCATCGCGGTCGGCACCGGGACGGACGTCGCGATGGCCGCATCGGACATCACACTCATCGGCGGAGACCTCCGCAGCATCGTGACCGCGATCGCCCTGTCCCGCAAGACCGTGGGCGTGATCAAGCAGGGGCTCGTCTGGGCGTTCGGCTACAACATTGTCCTCATACCGGTCGCGGTCGGCGCGCTCTACCCGTTCTTCCATGTCCTGCTGAGTCCGGTGCTCGCGGCGGCGGCGATGGCGATGAGTAGCGTGAGCGTCGTCACCAACGCGCTCCGGTTGCGCCGCTTCCGCCGGCCCGCGAGCGTGGACGAGATCCTGCACCCGCCTCTCCGCGCACGCGTTGCCGAGTATGCGTACCTCGCCGCGATCGCGGCGTTGGCCCTGGCCGTCGGAGCCGCGGCGCTCATGCTGACGGGGCGGGGGACCGCCGCTGGCACGGCGATGACCTCGGCCGGCGCGGGACCCGCCAAGCCATCGGACCGGACGATCGCCGTCAAGGCGACCGACGGGCTGCGGTTCGTCCCAGGGACCATCACGGTGCGGGCCGATGAGACCGTGGCCTTCGTCGTCACGAACACCGGCCGCCTTCCACATGAGTTCGTCATCGGTACGGCAGCGATCCAGGACACGCACGAGCGCGAGATGGCCAGCGGAATGCACATGACTATGGGCGATGAGGCCGCGTTCAGCCTCGACTTGCCCGTCGGGCAGACGCGCACGCTGGTCTACAGGTTTCGCACGCCCGGCGTGCTGCTGTACAGCTGCCACGTCCTCGGCCACTACGCCGGCGGCATGCGCGGCACCATCACCGTGAAGAACCGGTAGCCACTCGAGAGGCTGCGAGAACAGGAGGAGCGATCATGCGAAGGGTCGTCTTGAGCGTCCCGGGTATTTCCTGCGAGCACTGCGAACGCGTCGTCAGCGGCGCCCTCACCCCGTTGCAGGGTGTCCGGAGCGTCAAGGTCAACATCCCGGCAGCGCAGGTGGAGGTCGAGTACGACGAGGTGAAGGCCGACGTCGAGCGGATGAAACAGGTACTGGCGGACGAGGATTATCCGGTGCAGGCGGTGGTGGAACGGTAAGGGACTGTTGATGCCTGCACTGATGCGTCGAGAGGAGCGTGTCATGAGGAGGATGCTGGTCCTGCTCGTCGCGGTTCTGATGTTCATTACGTCTTGGGCATCGGCGGCCTCGCCGCCGCTCAAGCGGATCACGGTCGCCGAGTCGACCGAGGTCCGACCGTCCCACGCGTGGGCGCTGGAGACCGACGACGCGGAGCACCTTTCGCGGACGAGTGTGTGCGAAACGCTGGTGAAGATCGACGTCGACGGACGGCTTACCCCCGGCCTCGCCGAATCCTGGCAACGGACCGACCAGACGACCTGGCAATTCAAGCTGCGCTCAGGCGTGAAGTTTCAAAACGGGGAACCGTTCAATGCTCAGGCGGTCATCACCGCGCTGAATCATATCCGAAGCGTGCCGACCCTCCCCCGAGGCTTCACGGCCAATACCATCACGTCCGTCAATGCGGCAGGGGATATGGCGGTGGTCATTCGCACGGGCGCTCCGGATACGCTGCTGCCCAACCGGTTGTTCTCGTACAACACCTGCATCCTCGCGCCGTCGGCCTACAAAGCGGGGGCGCAGCCGAATCCGCTGGGCACCGGCACGGGTCCGTTTGTCCTCACGCAGGCGGCCCAAGACGTCTTGAAGCTCATGAAAAACAAGAACTATTGGGGTGGCCCCGTGACCATCGATGAGGCCACTTGGCTGTTCGTGCCCGACGGCGTCGTGCGGGCAGGGATGGTGCGAACCGGTGAGGCCGATATTGCGAACAACGTCCCAGTGTCTCAGGTCCCATTGCTCGAGAAGGACGCGAGAGTCACCGTGATGAGGTCACCGGATCCCCGCACGGTTACCTTTTACTTCAATGTCAGCCGGCGGCCCTTTACCGACGTGCGCGTCCGCCGCGCGATACAGTACGCGATCGACAAGAAGGCGATTGTGAACAGCATCCTCGAGGGCATCGGCCAGCCCGCTGTTGGGCCCTTTGCGCCCACCGAGAAAACGTGGTTGAATTCGCGGCTCAAGGGGTATCCGTACGACCCGCAGCGGGCGAAGACACTACTGGCCGAGGCGGGCTACAAGCCGGGCGACCTGAAGTTCGCCCTGTTGACCTACCCGAGCCGAGCGGAGCTACCGCCGACGGCGGAAGCGATCCAGAAGATGCTGAAAGACGTCGGGATTGTTGCCGATTTGCAGGTGAAGCCTCTCGTCGATGAAGATGCCGTCGCCGGAAAATTCGACACACTGTTGCTCTCGCGCGGTCATCTCGTCGACGTCTACGATCCGGAAGGGTTCCTGACCGCGGACTACTCCTGCAAGGGGACGTACAATATCAGTCAGTATTGCAACCCGAGGGTTGACGCCTTTCTCGCACAAGTCAGGGACGCGCGTGTCCCCGAGGCGCGGTACAATCTGTACCGGCAGATCCAATCCGTCCTCGTCGATGACGAGGCCGTCAGCGTGTTCGTGTACCATCCGATCACGATCGTCGCCCATGACAAAAAGGTGCTCAACTACAGGCAGTATCCGCTTACCCGGTACATCTTGACCCCAACGCTGGACATCGCCCGGTAGGCCGCGGGACGGAGTGTTCGCCTGATGTGCGGTCTGGTGGTCCGACGGCTGGCCGTCTTGCCGATACTGTTGATGTTCGTGTCGCTATTGGTCTTTTTCTTGCCGCGCCTGGCCGGCGTGGATCCGACGTTTGCTATTCTGCATGCTCGCGTACCGGATCGCAACCCGGACCCCGAGGTGCTCCAACGAATCCGCGTGGAGCTCGGCTTGGATCGCCCGATGCCGTTCAGGTTTCTCAACTGGCTCGAGCGTCTTGGGCGCGGTGATTTGGGCTACTCCTACGTGACTCGGCAGCCCGTGGCCGGGCTGCTCCGCGAAGGTCTGTCCGTCACCGCGACACTCGTGGGCCTGTGCCTCGCCCTGGCGGTTGCCGTGGCGATTCCGCTCGGCGTCGTCGCGGCGGTCCGGCCGGGTAAATGGCTGGACAACCTCATTGCGATCGCGTCTCAGGTCGGGGTCGCCGTGCCCGAATACTGGATCGCGCTACTGCTGATCCTCCTATTTGCGCAGAGGTTGGGCTGGCTGCCGTCGGCCGGCTGGCGCGGTCCGGCTTACATGATCATGCCGGTCCTGACACTGGCGTTCCGCCCCATCGCGTACTTCGCATGGGCCACGCGGGCTGCCGTCATCGAGGCGATGAAGATGGACTATATCCGGGCGGCCAGGGCGCGCGGCCTGACCCGGACGCAAACCATTTGGGTACACGCGTTGCGGAACGCCCTGATTCCCGTCGTCACGCTGGTGGCGCTATGGTTGGCCGGCATGTTGGGCGGATCCGTGATCGTGGAGGTCATCTTTGGGATTCCCGGGATCGGGTTGGTGCTCTACAGTGCCGTGCTGGCGACCGACCTGCCACTGATCCAAGCGGGTTTGGTGTTTCTGATCAGTCTGGCGGTGGTGATCAATACGCTGGCGGATCTCGCGTACGTCGCGCTCAACCCGGCGATCCGGCTGGCCCGGCCGCAACCCTAATATGATGGAGCGTGATCGGACGTGAGCGCGATGGCCGGCTACCCCGCCGCGGTGCGCCCGGATGCGGAGATGGGATTGCGCAACGTCCCGCGGCGGTCCTGGCACGCGGCGGCCGTCGCAGGCCTCGGGATCTTTTGTCTCGTCGTGGTCGTCACGGTGGGCGCCCCGCTGCTCGCGCGCTACGATCCTATCGACCAGGTTCTTCGCGATGCCTTCCAGCCGGCATCGGCGGCACATTGGCTCGGGACGGATCGGTTGGGACGGGACCTGTTTGCCCGGATCGCGTACGGTGGACGTTTCCCGTTGGCCATCACGCTTGTCGCCGTCTCGGTGTCTGCCGTTTTCGGCACGCTGATCGGCGCCATCGTCGGGCGGGTCGGCGGCGCGATCGAAGAAATCGCCATGCGGCTGATCGACGTGTTTATCTCGTTTCCGTCTATTCTCGTCGGCTTCGTGATCGCCGCGCTGCTGAAGCCGGGGTTCGCCACACTCGTGCTGGCGATTACCGTGACGGATTGGACGCCGTTCGCGCGCCTGGCGCGGGCCATTACGCTCGAGATCAATACCCGCGCCTATATTGAAGCGGCATCGGCGGTGGGAGCGACGGAGCCGCTCATACTGCGTAAGCACGTCCTTCATCATCTCGTGGGCCCCGTGCTCGCCATGGGCTTCCTTCGATTCGGACACGGCCTGCTGACCATCGCCGGGCTCTCGTACCTCGGCCTCGGTGCGCCGCCGCCGGCGCCGGACTGGGGCGCCATGCTGGCCGAGGCGCAGCCGTACATGGTGCGCTTCCCGATTCTGGTCCTCGCGCCGGGACTGATCATCTTCGTGACCGCGCTCAGCGTGGCGCTGGCCGGCCGCGGGTTGATGCTGATGTTCGATGCGCCGCACGGCGCTCCGCGCACGTGAACCTGCTCGAGGTGCGCGACCTCCGGACGCGCTTCTTCTGCGAGGAAGGGGTCGTCAAGGCCGTCGACGGTGTCGATCTCACGGTCCGGCGCGGCGAGATTCTCGGACTCGTCGGCGAAACCGGGTGCGGAAAGAGCGCGATCGCGTTGTCAATTATGAGCCTGCTCGATCCGCCCGGCCGAGTCGTCGGCGGCTCGATCCGGCTCGGCGGCATCAATCTGCTCGGTCTTCCCGAGGCCGAGATGGCAAAGATTCGCGGAAACCGCGTCGCCATGATATTTCAGCAGCCGCAGTCCTCGCTGGACCCGGTGTTCAAAGTGGGTCAGCACATTGTCGAGGCCATTCGGGTGCATCGTGCCGTCCCGAAATGCGAGGCGTGGCGGCAGGCCGTCGAGCTGCTGCGTGAGGCCGGCATCCCGGATCCTGAACGCCTGGCCCATGCCTATCCGCACGAACTGTCGGGGGGCATGGCACAGCGGGTCATGATCGCCATCGCCCTGGCATGCAGGCCGGATCTAGTGATCGCCGATGAACCCACGACGGCGCTCGATGTGACGATTCAGGCGCAGATCCTGGACTTGCTGCGGAGTCTCCGCTCAAGATTCGGCATGGCCGTGATTGTCATCACGCACGACCTTGGCGTGATTGCCGAGGTGGCCGACCGCGTCGCCGTGATGTACGCGGGGCGTATCGTGGAGCAGACGAACGTCCGCAGCCTTTTCTCCGAGCCACGCCACCCGTACACGCGGGGATTGATCGAGTGCATGCCGCGGCTCGATGAGGTGCGCGACCGACTTGTCGTTATACCGGGCGCCGTTCCCACCCTGACGGACACGGCGCCTGGCTGTCGGTTCGCGTCACGCTGTCAGGCCCGCGTGCTGCACAACATGAGCCGGTGCACGGAGCTCGAACCGCCGCTGGAAGCCGTCTCTCAGGGACATGAGGTACGATGCTGGCTGTACGACCGGGCGGCGGTAGTCAAGCCTGAACTTCCCGAAGCTCCGGGGTCAAGTGCTGATTGCCGCCCCGGCCTCGGCGCGCTTGCCAACGGTTCGTCTGCCGCGCGCGTGTCTGCCGACCGGGATTCCCTCGTGCATCCGCTCCTTTCCGTCACCGATCTCTTCAAGCGCTTTCCCACGAGCAACGGCGTCTTTCGCCGCGGGGGCGGCACGGTACGAGCCGTGGACGGCGTGTCGTTCGAGATCCGCGAGGGCGAGACGCTCGCTCTCGTCGGCGAGTCGGGTTGCGGCAAGACCACCGTGGGCCGCGCGATCTTGCGACTGATTCCCTCCACGTCGGGAACGGTGCTCTTCGACGGCCAGGACGTCTTGCGGGCCAATCGGACCCAGCTCAAGGCGCTGCGGCGGCAGATGCAGATCATCTTCCAAGATCCCTCTTCGTCGCTTGATCCTCGCATGCAGGTGGGTGACAGCATCGGCCTGGGACTGTTGGTCAACGGCGTCAGGGGCAAGGAGCGGGACGCCGCGGTGATCGCCACGCTGCGCAAGGTGGGCCTGGAACCGTATCACGCGCGGCGCTATCCCCGTGAATTATCGGGCGGTCAACGGCAGCGCATCGTCATCGCAAGGGCGCTGGCCTTGCGTCCGAAGTTCATCGTCTGCGACGAACCGGTGTCGGCCCTCGACGTGTCCGTGCAGTCGCAGATTTTGAATCTCTTGCGCGATCTGCAGGAAGAGCTCCGGCTCAGTTATCTGTTCATCGCCCACAACCTGAGCGTGGTGAACCACATTGCCAACCGGGTGGCGGTCATGTACCTCGGCAAGATCGTCGAGCTCGCGGACCGGGAGGAGCTGTTCCGCAACCCCCTGCACCCGTACACGCGCGCCCTCATGTCCGCCGTTCCGTCAACGCAGCCATCGGCCGGACGGACGAGGACCGTGCTGAACGGCGATCTGCCGAGTCAGCGCAACGTGCCGTCTGGATGCCGTTTTCATACCCGCTGTCCGCTCGCCCAGGCGCGGTGTGCGCGGGAAGAGCCAATGCTGAAGCAGGTGACGCCCGGACACACGGCCGCTTGCTGGCTGGTGTAACCCGGACCACGATGGGAGGAGCGATGAAACGGCCCAGGTTCGTGACGTTTGATTGCTACGGAACGCTCGTCAAGTTTGAGCTCCACGCGGCGACCCGGAAGGTGCTTGGACGTCAACTCGACGGCATCGACACCGAGGCGTTTTTCGACGAGTTCCACGATCTCCGGTTCAAAGAAATCGTCGGGAAATACCGGTCGTACGATCAAGTTCTGTGCCGGAGTCTCGAGAAGGCGATGCGGGAGTTCGGTCTCGAGTACCAACCGGAATACGGGGCGGCGATTGTCGAGGCGGTTCCGACCTTCGGCCCGTACCCCGAGGTGCCGCCGGCCCTCGAGCGGCTTCGCAAGCATTCCAAACTGGTGATCATATCGAACAGCGAGGATCGCCTGATCGCCGGCAACGTGCGGAACATCGGGGTGCCGTTTGACCACGTCATCACGTCGCAGCAGGCCGGGGCGTACAAGCCGTCGCTGGCGCCCTTACGCTACGCGCTACGCAAACTGGGCTGCGGGCCGGAGGAGATCCTTCACGTGGCGCGGGGA
This genomic stretch from bacterium harbors:
- a CDS encoding heavy metal translocating P-type ATPase, whose product is MAPVTQQLGIKGMTCASCVRRVEKALSKVAGVREASVNLATETATVAYDQSVTAPEQLQRAVEQAGYKVDARPAAPASTQPGAGQGPPGAASTALPASDPREQDRQRELDDLRQKWLVSLLLGLGMMAVMYLPFHVEMELLAPALLIAATVVQFWAGAVFYTTAWAAARHGSAEMNTLVAMGTSVAFGYSAFVTLWPRLAERWGFPPHLYYETAVIIIALVLLGRWMEARAMRQTSAAIKALMGLQARTARVVRDEIEQDIPVDAVQVGDLVRVRPGEKVPVDGAVVEGGSAVDESMLTGESLPVDKGPGDTVIGATLNTTGSFVFLATKVGKDTTLAQIVRLVEEAQGSKAPIQRLADTISGYFVPAVLAIASLTFAGWLALGPEPRLMLALQAAIAVLIIACPCALGLATPTAIMVGTGKAAEQGILIRGGKALEQARRITAIILDKTGTLTRGRPRVTHIVPLNGLGESDLLRLAASVEVGSEHPLGVAVVARAKELGVPLPSHERFQSLTGQGVQAVVEGREVVLGNRALMQERGIAEDGFAAAVARLSANGETPLYVAVDGQGAGVIGMADTLKPESREAVAQLRALGLEVWMLTGDIRATAEAIAKQAGIDAEQVLAEVRPDEKADVVRRLQGGGKVVAMVGDGINDAPALAQADLGIAVGTGTDVAMAASDITLIGGDLRSIVTAIALSRKTVGVIKQGLVWAFGYNIVLIPVAVGALYPFFHVLLSPVLAAAAMAMSSVSVVTNALRLRRFRRPASVDEILHPPLRARVAEYAYLAAIAALALAVGAAALMLTGRGTAAGTAMTSAGAGPAKPSDRTIAVKATDGLRFVPGTITVRADETVAFVVTNTGRLPHEFVIGTAAIQDTHEREMASGMHMTMGDEAAFSLDLPVGQTRTLVYRFRTPGVLLYSCHVLGHYAGGMRGTITVKNR
- a CDS encoding heavy-metal-associated domain-containing protein produces the protein MRRVVLSVPGISCEHCERVVSGALTPLQGVRSVKVNIPAAQVEVEYDEVKADVERMKQVLADEDYPVQAVVER
- a CDS encoding ABC transporter substrate-binding protein: MRRMLVLLVAVLMFITSWASAASPPLKRITVAESTEVRPSHAWALETDDAEHLSRTSVCETLVKIDVDGRLTPGLAESWQRTDQTTWQFKLRSGVKFQNGEPFNAQAVITALNHIRSVPTLPRGFTANTITSVNAAGDMAVVIRTGAPDTLLPNRLFSYNTCILAPSAYKAGAQPNPLGTGTGPFVLTQAAQDVLKLMKNKNYWGGPVTIDEATWLFVPDGVVRAGMVRTGEADIANNVPVSQVPLLEKDARVTVMRSPDPRTVTFYFNVSRRPFTDVRVRRAIQYAIDKKAIVNSILEGIGQPAVGPFAPTEKTWLNSRLKGYPYDPQRAKTLLAEAGYKPGDLKFALLTYPSRAELPPTAEAIQKMLKDVGIVADLQVKPLVDEDAVAGKFDTLLLSRGHLVDVYDPEGFLTADYSCKGTYNISQYCNPRVDAFLAQVRDARVPEARYNLYRQIQSVLVDDEAVSVFVYHPITIVAHDKKVLNYRQYPLTRYILTPTLDIAR
- a CDS encoding ABC transporter permease gives rise to the protein MCGLVVRRLAVLPILLMFVSLLVFFLPRLAGVDPTFAILHARVPDRNPDPEVLQRIRVELGLDRPMPFRFLNWLERLGRGDLGYSYVTRQPVAGLLREGLSVTATLVGLCLALAVAVAIPLGVVAAVRPGKWLDNLIAIASQVGVAVPEYWIALLLILLFAQRLGWLPSAGWRGPAYMIMPVLTLAFRPIAYFAWATRAAVIEAMKMDYIRAARARGLTRTQTIWVHALRNALIPVVTLVALWLAGMLGGSVIVEVIFGIPGIGLVLYSAVLATDLPLIQAGLVFLISLAVVINTLADLAYVALNPAIRLARPQP
- a CDS encoding ABC transporter permease yields the protein MAGYPAAVRPDAEMGLRNVPRRSWHAAAVAGLGIFCLVVVVTVGAPLLARYDPIDQVLRDAFQPASAAHWLGTDRLGRDLFARIAYGGRFPLAITLVAVSVSAVFGTLIGAIVGRVGGAIEEIAMRLIDVFISFPSILVGFVIAALLKPGFATLVLAITVTDWTPFARLARAITLEINTRAYIEAASAVGATEPLILRKHVLHHLVGPVLAMGFLRFGHGLLTIAGLSYLGLGAPPPAPDWGAMLAEAQPYMVRFPILVLAPGLIIFVTALSVALAGRGLMLMFDAPHGAPRT
- a CDS encoding ABC transporter ATP-binding protein translates to MNLLEVRDLRTRFFCEEGVVKAVDGVDLTVRRGEILGLVGETGCGKSAIALSIMSLLDPPGRVVGGSIRLGGINLLGLPEAEMAKIRGNRVAMIFQQPQSSLDPVFKVGQHIVEAIRVHRAVPKCEAWRQAVELLREAGIPDPERLAHAYPHELSGGMAQRVMIAIALACRPDLVIADEPTTALDVTIQAQILDLLRSLRSRFGMAVIVITHDLGVIAEVADRVAVMYAGRIVEQTNVRSLFSEPRHPYTRGLIECMPRLDEVRDRLVVIPGAVPTLTDTAPGCRFASRCQARVLHNMSRCTELEPPLEAVSQGHEVRCWLYDRAAVVKPELPEAPGSSADCRPGLGALANGSSAARVSADRDSLVHPLLSVTDLFKRFPTSNGVFRRGGGTVRAVDGVSFEIREGETLALVGESGCGKTTVGRAILRLIPSTSGTVLFDGQDVLRANRTQLKALRRQMQIIFQDPSSSLDPRMQVGDSIGLGLLVNGVRGKERDAAVIATLRKVGLEPYHARRYPRELSGGQRQRIVIARALALRPKFIVCDEPVSALDVSVQSQILNLLRDLQEELRLSYLFIAHNLSVVNHIANRVAVMYLGKIVELADREELFRNPLHPYTRALMSAVPSTQPSAGRTRTVLNGDLPSQRNVPSGCRFHTRCPLAQARCAREEPMLKQVTPGHTAACWLV
- a CDS encoding haloacid dehalogenase type II, giving the protein MKRPRFVTFDCYGTLVKFELHAATRKVLGRQLDGIDTEAFFDEFHDLRFKEIVGKYRSYDQVLCRSLEKAMREFGLEYQPEYGAAIVEAVPTFGPYPEVPPALERLRKHSKLVIISNSEDRLIAGNVRNIGVPFDHVITSQQAGAYKPSLAPLRYALRKLGCGPEEILHVARGFEYDIPPAHALGWPRVWINRDGETGDPAYGPYEVLPDLSRLPDLIGA